One region of Chlorobiota bacterium genomic DNA includes:
- a CDS encoding HAD-IIIA family hydrolase produces the protein MTSLNQRASAIKLLLTDVDGVLTDGGVFYGSEGEVMKQFNIRDGMAVERLRAVGIDVGIITGELSPSVARRAEKLAIDLLYLGCKDKPAALRQVMAQRGLGAQQIAFIGDDVNDQKIMEMVGITAAPSDALPQILAIADYVCHRPGGHGAFREFAELLIAAQHSGAG, from the coding sequence ATGACTTCTTTGAACCAACGCGCTTCCGCAATCAAGCTGCTGCTAACCGACGTTGACGGTGTGCTGACCGATGGCGGCGTTTTTTACGGCTCAGAAGGTGAAGTGATGAAGCAATTCAATATCCGCGACGGAATGGCGGTGGAGCGATTGCGCGCGGTGGGGATTGACGTGGGGATCATCACCGGGGAACTCTCCCCATCGGTGGCGCGCCGTGCCGAGAAGCTGGCCATTGACCTGCTCTATCTGGGCTGCAAGGATAAACCGGCTGCGTTGCGGCAAGTCATGGCGCAGCGCGGGCTTGGGGCGCAGCAGATTGCCTTCATTGGGGACGATGTCAACGATCAGAAGATCATGGAGATGGTTGGAATAACCGCAGCCCCAAGCGACGCGCTTCCGCAGATTCTTGCCATTGCCGATTACGTCTGCCACCGCCCCGGGGGGCATGGCGCATTCCGTGAGTTTGCGGAGCTTCTGATTGCCGCACAACACTCCGGGGCAGGGTAG
- the msrA gene encoding peptide-methionine (S)-S-oxide reductase MsrA — protein MNEQQNNPPAPQGLDTATLGAGCFWCVEAVFQQLDGVVSVTSGYSGGMVKNPTYKQVCDGTTGHAEVCQIVFDPQKLSFKDLLEVFWSTHDPTTLNRQGNDVGTQYRSAIFYHSNQQKELAEEYKKKLDESGAFKSPIVTEIAPFSTFYAAENYHQDYYNLNGSQPYCNFVIKPKVEKFRKVFGEKLKKENATAQ, from the coding sequence ATGAACGAACAACAGAACAATCCCCCCGCGCCGCAAGGGCTTGACACCGCAACGCTTGGTGCCGGATGCTTCTGGTGTGTGGAAGCAGTGTTCCAACAGCTTGATGGCGTGGTCTCCGTCACCAGTGGCTACAGTGGTGGAATGGTGAAGAACCCCACCTACAAGCAAGTGTGCGACGGAACCACCGGGCACGCCGAAGTTTGCCAGATCGTGTTCGACCCCCAGAAGCTGAGCTTCAAGGATCTTCTGGAAGTCTTCTGGTCCACGCACGACCCCACAACGCTGAACCGCCAGGGGAACGACGTTGGGACGCAGTACCGCTCGGCAATCTTCTACCACAGCAATCAGCAAAAGGAGTTGGCCGAGGAGTACAAGAAGAAGTTGGACGAATCCGGCGCGTTCAAGTCGCCGATTGTGACGGAGATCGCACCATTCAGCACCTTCTATGCCGCCGAAAACTACCACCAGGATTACTACAACCTGAACGGCAGCCAACCCTACTGCAACTTCGTCATCAAGCCGAAGGTGGAGAAGTTCAGGAAGGTGTTTGGGGAGAAGTTGAAGAAGGAAAACGCGACGGCGCAATAA
- a CDS encoding cupin domain-containing protein — protein sequence MTTAEDWIAHLQLAPHPEGGYFRETYRSQELVTPAASRYAGPRAASTAIYFLLRSGEISRLHRLRSDEVWHFYAGSSLTLHLLFASGKYETIRLGDAVANGEQLQAVIPAGCWFGATVSRPGSFTLVGCTVAPGFDFQDFEMGSRAALTQQFPQHQELVALLTDAGGMGS from the coding sequence ATGACCACTGCTGAAGATTGGATTGCCCACCTGCAGCTTGCCCCCCACCCCGAAGGTGGATACTTCCGCGAGACGTACCGCTCCCAGGAGCTTGTGACCCCAGCGGCCAGCCGATACGCCGGCCCGCGGGCAGCCTCCACGGCCATCTACTTTCTGCTTCGTAGCGGGGAAATCTCGCGGCTGCATCGGCTTCGGTCCGATGAGGTTTGGCATTTCTACGCCGGGTCATCGCTGACGCTGCATCTGTTGTTTGCTTCGGGAAAATACGAGACGATCCGGCTTGGTGATGCTGTGGCGAACGGTGAGCAATTGCAGGCGGTGATTCCGGCGGGGTGCTGGTTTGGCGCAACCGTCAGCCGCCCCGGCAGCTTCACGTTGGTTGGCTGCACCGTTGCCCCGGGGTTCGATTTCCAGGACTTTGAGATGGGCAGCCGCGCAGCCTTAACACAACAATTCCCCCAGCATCAAGAGCTTGTTGCGTTGCTCACCGATGCTGGGGGAATGGGAAGCTGA
- a CDS encoding methylmalonyl-CoA mutase: protein MAQERKPQFATDSGIIIPPYLASSPECGGQPGPGEYPFTRGVYPTMYRSRLWTMRMYAGFGTAEESNQRYRYLLSQGVTGLSVAFDLPTQIGYDSDHALAEGEVGKVGVAIDSLADIETLFDGITLQNVSTSMTINSTASILLAFYVALAKRQGADLSKLSGTVQNDILKEYAARGTYIYPPAPSMRLITDMFAWCSRELPSWNTISISGYHIREAGSTAVQEVAFTLSNAVAYTQAAVDAGLDVDQFASRLSFFFNIHNNFFEEVAKLRAARRMWARIMKERFNAKDPRSMMLRFHSQTAGSTLTAQQVESNIVRVALQATAAVLGGTQSLHTNGFDEALGLPTENAARLALRTQQVVGYESGIADTVDPLAGSYFVEYLTDQVEEKATEYMERIERLGGAVRAIESGFIQDEIARSAYEAQLRVERGEDVVVGVNKFQMEEPPFTDILHVDDALRTKQIERLHRTKSSRNAAQVEQSLSAIRAAATDGGQNLMPNILAAVESYATLGEISDTLRKVWGEYEE, encoded by the coding sequence ATGGCACAAGAACGCAAGCCGCAATTCGCAACCGACTCAGGAATTATCATCCCCCCATACCTTGCTTCCTCCCCGGAATGCGGTGGGCAACCGGGGCCGGGGGAGTATCCGTTCACTCGCGGGGTCTATCCCACGATGTACCGCTCGCGGCTGTGGACAATGCGGATGTACGCCGGGTTCGGCACTGCCGAGGAATCGAACCAGCGTTACCGCTACCTTCTTTCGCAAGGGGTAACGGGGTTGTCGGTGGCGTTCGACTTGCCAACCCAAATCGGGTACGATTCGGACCACGCGCTGGCCGAAGGTGAGGTGGGGAAGGTTGGCGTGGCGATTGATTCGCTGGCCGACATCGAGACGTTGTTCGATGGGATCACGCTGCAGAACGTCTCGACTTCGATGACCATCAACTCCACCGCATCCATTTTGCTGGCGTTCTACGTGGCACTGGCCAAGCGGCAGGGGGCGGACCTATCCAAGCTGAGCGGGACCGTGCAGAACGACATCTTGAAGGAGTACGCGGCGCGGGGAACGTACATCTATCCCCCGGCCCCCTCGATGCGGTTAATCACCGATATGTTCGCGTGGTGCTCGCGCGAGCTTCCAAGCTGGAACACGATTTCCATCAGCGGATACCACATCCGCGAGGCCGGCTCGACCGCCGTGCAGGAGGTGGCGTTCACGCTTTCCAACGCCGTGGCCTACACCCAAGCCGCGGTGGATGCTGGGTTGGATGTGGACCAGTTCGCGTCGCGGCTCAGCTTTTTTTTCAACATCCACAACAACTTTTTTGAGGAAGTGGCCAAGCTGCGCGCCGCACGCAGGATGTGGGCGCGGATTATGAAGGAGCGGTTCAACGCCAAGGACCCGCGAAGCATGATGCTGCGGTTCCATTCGCAAACGGCGGGGTCCACGCTAACGGCCCAGCAGGTGGAAAGCAACATCGTGCGGGTGGCGTTGCAAGCCACCGCTGCGGTGCTTGGCGGCACGCAATCGCTGCACACAAACGGCTTCGACGAAGCGTTGGGATTGCCCACCGAAAACGCCGCACGCCTTGCCCTGCGGACCCAGCAAGTGGTTGGCTACGAGTCGGGCATTGCCGACACGGTGGATCCGTTGGCGGGAAGTTATTTCGTGGAGTATCTGACCGACCAAGTTGAGGAAAAAGCAACGGAGTACATGGAGCGAATTGAGCGGCTTGGCGGTGCGGTGCGGGCCATCGAGTCGGGGTTTATCCAGGATGAAATTGCGCGATCGGCATACGAGGCCCAGCTGCGGGTGGAGCGTGGCGAAGATGTGGTGGTTGGGGTGAATAAATTCCAAATGGAAGAGCCGCCCTTCACCGACATCCTGCACGTTGACGACGCGCTACGGACCAAGCAAATCGAGCGGCTCCATCGAACAAAGTCATCGCGCAACGCGGCCCAGGTTGAGCAATCGTTGTCCGCAATTCGCGCGGCGGCCACCGATGGCGGCCAAAACCTGATGCCGAACATCCTTGCCGCCGTGGAATCCTACGCCACGCTTGGGGAAATTTCCGACACCTTGCGGAAGGTTTGGGGGGAGTATGAGGAATAG
- a CDS encoding cytochrome c3 family protein, with product MSQIFHRSSNMMARLSILVVGGLVIGLVFFLFAYNRSDYFTNVHVAREQPVPFSHARHVGQNGIDCRYCHTSVTESHFAGIPPTETCMTCHSQVLPDAPMLEPVRASYRTGKPIEWTRVHDLPDFVYFNHSIHVAKGVGCATCHGQIDKMPMVWKTNTLQMDWCLNCHRNPEQYLRPREHVFDMNWKPAPGEDQIELGKKLVKQYNVNVAQLTNCSICHR from the coding sequence ATGTCGCAGATCTTCCATCGCAGCAGCAACATGATGGCCCGGCTTTCTATCCTTGTCGTGGGTGGATTAGTCATTGGCTTGGTGTTCTTCCTGTTTGCGTACAATCGTTCGGATTACTTCACGAACGTCCACGTTGCTCGCGAGCAACCGGTCCCCTTCAGCCATGCTCGCCACGTGGGGCAAAACGGCATTGACTGCCGCTACTGCCACACCTCGGTGACGGAATCCCATTTTGCCGGGATTCCCCCAACCGAAACCTGCATGACCTGCCACTCGCAAGTGCTTCCCGATGCTCCAATGCTGGAGCCGGTTCGCGCAAGCTACCGCACTGGTAAGCCGATTGAGTGGACCCGCGTTCACGACCTTCCCGACTTCGTCTATTTCAACCACAGCATCCACGTTGCCAAAGGGGTTGGCTGCGCAACCTGCCACGGGCAGATTGATAAAATGCCCATGGTTTGGAAAACCAACACCTTGCAGATGGATTGGTGCTTGAACTGCCACCGTAACCCAGAACAATACCTGCGCCCGCGCGAGCACGTTTTCGATATGAATTGGAAACCAGCACCCGGCGAAGATCAGATTGAACTGGGGAAGAAGCTGGTGAAACAGTACAACGTGAACGTTGCCCAGCTTACCAACTGCTCCATCTGCCACCGATAA